A section of the Pectinophora gossypiella chromosome 11, ilPecGoss1.1, whole genome shotgun sequence genome encodes:
- the LOC126370583 gene encoding uncharacterized protein LOC126370583: MDSCEHSLDNIIKNNLNPEQLKEFNRIYYGRENHSELKLKESTRKISNEKNFQVAAYSFSAANEEVRNPRVVKLGLVQHSVVLPTDRPVDEQRNAIFEKVSHIIEAAAAEDVNILCLQETWSMPFFLCTKEREKWSGFAESTVNGPSVTFLSQLAKKHDMVIISPILEDDNGVWWNSAVVIDANGTVLGKHKKNHLPSIGGFKETDYYSPGDGGHPVFDTRYGKVAVNICYGRHHALNWMMFGLNGAEVVFNPAATIAEFGESFWGIEARNAAIANNYFTCGINRVGTEVFGEKKITRSYYGSSYVTAPNGIRTPSLSRVKDGLLIAEVDLNLCRQIKDHWGFQMTARLDIYADELREQVATNYVNN; encoded by the coding sequence atggatTCTTGTGAACATTCTCTCGATAatattattaagaataatttaaaTCCCGAACAATTGAAGGAGTTCAACAGGATTTACTATGGAAGGGAGAACCACAGTGAATTGAAATTAAAGGAATCGACAAGGAAAATAAGCAACGAGAAGAATTTTCAAGTCGCCGCGTACTCTTTCTCCGCTGCGAATGAAGAGGTTAGAAATCCAAGAGTTGTAAAGTTGGGATTGGTTCAACATTCAGTTGTTTTACCAACAGACCGACCGGTAGATGAACAGAGAAACGCTATCTTTGAAAAAGTAAGTCATATCATCGAAGCAGCCGCCGCTGAAGACGTGAACATACTCTGCCTGCAAGAAACATGGTCTATGCCCTTCTTTCTGTGTACCAAAGAAAGAGAAAAATGGTCTGGATTCGCCGAATCTACTGTGAACGGCCCAAGTGTAACCTTCCTCAGTCAATTAGCGAAAAAACATGATATGGTCATCATATCACCTATTCTAGAAGATGATAACGGTGTTTGGTGGAACTCAGCGGTTGTTATTGACGCGAACGGAACGGTTTTGGGAAAACACAAGAAGAATCATTTACCCAGTATTGGGGGCTTTAAAGAAACGGATTATTACAGTCCCGGGGATGGTGGCCATCCAGTTTTTGACACCAGGTATGGGAAAGTGGCCGTGAATATTTGCTATGGTCGCCATCATGCATTGAACTGGATGATGTTTGGCCTAAACGGTGCAGAAGTAGTTTTCAACCCCGCGGCAACTATTGCTGAATTTGGAGAATCATTCTGGGGTATTGAAGCCCGCAACGCAGCGATAGCCAACAATTACTTTACTTGCGGCATTAACAGAGTTGGTACTGAAGTCTTTggagaaaagaaaataacaagAAGTTACTACGGCTCCAGTTACGTAACTGCTCCTAACGGAATAAGGACCCCAAGTCTTTCAAGAGTTAAAGATGGACTTCTCATTGCTGAAGTGGACTTGAATTTATGCAGACAAATAAAAGATCACTGGGGATTTCAAATGACCGCGCGACTGGACATTTACGCGGATGAGTTACGAGAACAAGTAGCtacaaattatgtaaataattaa
- the LOC126370618 gene encoding uncharacterized protein LOC126370618, which translates to MMQETHISEGVQANIPEPLDEPETLKIRPLERIKLHPKVPPEPSAYGKYANYSRQWILQDGRGIPGQGSEMREKYKVPHVARPDVGIRKRMLKDFFWEQMLDEMIEELATSQPVTEYCTEYDANYIKENFEPRNLLVTPDRNMHLKYPLYGTGSSAITFYSETQHKTGPGEILEKFRRCQYFTRPMEERLDDGWVL; encoded by the exons ATGATGCAAGAAACTCATATAAGCGAGGGAGTGCAGGCAAACATTCCTGAACCTCTAGATGAGCCTGAGACGTTGAAAATAAGGCCCCTTGAGCGCATAAAACTTCATCCTAAAGTCCCCCCAGAACCTTCAGCTTATGGAAAGTATGCTAACTACAGTCGACAGTGGATCCTGCAGGATGGTCGCGGGATCCCGGGACAAGGCAGTGAGATGCGTGAGAAATACAAAGTGCCTCACGTAGCGCGACCCGACGTCG GAATTCGTAAGCGTATGCTGAAGGATTTCTTTTGGGAGCAGATGCTAGACGAAATGATCGAGGAATTGGCCACCTCGCAACCGGTCACCGAGTACTGTACGGAGTATGATGCCAACTATATCAAAGAGAACTTCGAGCCGAGGAACTTGCTCGTCACACCTGATAGAAAC ATGCATCTAAAATATCCTCTATACGGCACTGGGTCGAGCGCGATCACGTTTTACAGCGAGACACAACATAAAACTGGGCCC GGTGAAATACTGGAGAAATTTCGAAGATGCCAGTACTTCACGAGACCCATGGAAGAACGTCTCGATGACGGCTGGGTCCTTTAA
- the LOC126370560 gene encoding phosphatidylinositol 5-phosphate 4-kinase type-2 beta isoform X2, which translates to MSVPSTGLSKLKKKHIRVKHQKVKLFRANEPLLSVFMWGVNHTINELSHVSIPVMLLPDDFRAYSKLKVDNHLFNKENMPSHFKVKEYCPLVFRNLRERFGIDDLDYKESLTRFRKPDNYLCSRVQKRFTSNLRRSATVPTGVGSVKSDHHDSIFHDASAFVKRGLTIKRLRSQPIPDESSGKSGAKFYQSYDRLFILKTLTSEEVERMHSFLKHYHPYIVERHGKTLLPQYLGMYRLTVDGIEHYLVATRNVFSNHLNIHRKYDLKGSTVDREASEKELEKELPTLKDNDFIKHGVRIDIGEAAKEKLLETLTADVEFLTKLHLMDYSLLLGMHECGRGEAEAEAARAQLRDSDCNDSDSDSDTDNRWGYNTPPDSPRGLARQCSLRYEGIIPELDIYAIPSQEGAAKKEIYFVALIDVLTHYGVKKQAAKAAKTVKYGSNVDGISTCDPEQYGKRFIEFVAKAIDGN; encoded by the exons ATGTCCGTTCCCAGCACTGGATTGAGCAAGTTGAAGAAGAAACACATTCGTGTGAAACATCAAAAAGTGAAATTGTTCCGTGCTAATGAACCGTTACTGTCCGTTTTTATGTGGGGTGTGAATCACACG ATAAACGAGCTAAGTCATGTCTCTATACCAGTCATGCTGCTGCCTGATGATTTCAGAGCTTACTCCAAGCTCAAAGTTGATAACCACTTATTTAACAA AGAAAACATGCCATCCCATTTCAAGGTGAAGGAGTACTGTCCACTTGTGTTCAGAAACCTGCGCGAGCGCTTCGGAATCGACGACCTGGACTACAAAGAGTCACTCACAAG GTTTAGAAAGCCAGATAACTACCTATGCTCGCGGGTGCAGAAGAGGTTTACCAGTAACCTGAGGCGGTCGGCCACCGTCCCTACCGGGGTGGGCAGCGTGAAAAGCGACCACCACGACAGCATATTCCACGACGCGAGCGCGTTTGTCAAACGCGGCCTGACGATCAAACGGCTGAG ATCTCAGCCGATCCCCGACGAGTCGTCCGGCAAGTCGGGCGCCAAGTTCTATCAGAGCTACGACCGGCTGTTCATCTTGAAGACCCTCACGTCAGAGGAGGTGGAACGGATGCATTCCTTCCTCAAGCATTATCATCCG TACATAGTTGAGCGGCACGGCAAGACATTGCTGCCGCAGTACCTGGGCATGTACCGGCTGACGGTGGACGGCATCGAGCACTACCTCGTCGCCACCAGGAATGTGTTCTCCAACCACCTCAACATACACAG GAAGTACGACCTGAAAGGGTCGACGGTGGACCGTGAGGCTTCTGAGAAGGAGCTGGAAAAGGAACTGCCGACGCTCAAAGACAACGACTTCATCAAGCACGGCGTGCGCATCGACATCGGCGAGGCCGCCAAGGAGAAACTGCTTGAGACTCTTACTGCCGATGTTGAG TTCCTAACGAAGCTGCACCTGATGGACTACTCGCTGCTGCTGGGCATGCACGAGTGCGGGCGCGGCGAGGCGGAGGCcgaggcggcgcgcgcgcagctgCGGGACTCCGACTGCAACGACTCCGACTCCGACTCCGACACCGACAACAG GTGGGGCTACAACACGCCCCCGGACAGCCCGCGCGGGCTGGCGCGGCAGTGCTCGCTGCGCTACGAGGGCATCATCCCCGAGCTGGACATCTACGCCATACCCAGCCAGGAGG GTGCGGCCAAGAAAGAGATATATTTCGTTGCGTTGATTGACGTCCTCACGCATTATGGTGTAAAGAAACAG GCGGCGAAAGCGGCGAAGACAGTGAAATACGGGAGCAATGTGGACGGGATATCTACATGTGACCCCGAACAATACGGCAAGAGGTTCATAGAGTTCGTCGCCAAGGCCATCGACGGCAACTAA
- the LOC126370617 gene encoding proteasome subunit beta type-3 produces MSILAYNGGAVVAMKGKDCVAIATDKRFGIQAQTVSTNFPKVYQMGPTLFVGLPGLATDTQTVFQRLKFRMNLYELKENRIMKPKTFSAMLSNVLYEKRFGPYFIEPVIAGLDPYDNTPYVCNMDLIGCPNEPEDFVVSGTCSEQLYGMCEALWEPNLSPDELFETISQALVNAADRDAISGWGAVVYIIEKDKITEKHVKTRMD; encoded by the exons atg TCGATCTTGGCGTACAATGGAGGCGCGGTGGTAGCTATGAAGGGCAAGGACTGCGTAGCGATCGCGACAGACAAGCGATTCGGTATCCAAGCGCAGACAGTCTCCACAAACTTCCCCAAGGTGTACCAAATGGGCCCCACACTGTTTGTGGGTCTACCCGGGCTTGCTACAGACACACAGACTGTGTTCCAGAGACTTAAGTTTAG AATGAACCTATATGAGCTGAAAGAAAACAGAATCATGAAGCCTAAGACCTTCTCTGCAATGCTGTCCAATGTCCTGTATGAGAAGCGATTCGGGCCATACTTCATCGAACCAGTGATTGCAGGCCTAGACCCTTATGACAACACACCATATGTGTGCAATATGGATCTG ATTGGCTGCCCCAACGAGCCCGAAGACTTTGTAGTATCAGGAACTTGTTCTGAGCAGCTGTATGGTATGTGTGAAGCCCTGTGGGAGCCTAATCTGTCACCTGATGAACTGTTTGAAACCATCTCGCAG GCGCTAGTGAACGCGGCGGACCGTGACGCGATCTCCGGTTGGGGCGCTGTGGTGTACATCATAGAGAAGGATAAGATCACTGAGAAGCACGTCAAGACGAGGATGGACTAA
- the LOC126370582 gene encoding very-long-chain (3R)-3-hydroxyacyl-CoA dehydratase isoform X2, producing MIVPSPFVYWAQTESAVSLKIDLKNVVGPAVKVLENSVKFAAQGIGAHGQSPYEFHLDLYSSVKTNDEDGGPTTVKVFENRVEIVLQKEKPSWWPRLTAQPQKPAWLKINFDLWKSEDGQESDEEKRDVMRDYPGMYDRLHKEEMGYRKDLKKVYLIIFNLFQFVGYFYILAVMGVRYTKLEYDSVIDTYEHVGSAMKFLQLMQYMEVMHPLFGYTRGGAFIPFLQVSGRAFVLFVMIEAEPRMQTKPVVFYLFLVWSMIEVVRYPFYISQLYKKEIYILTWLRYTLWIPLYPIGVLCESIIILRNIPYFEETQRFTISMPNEWNFAFHLPSILRVYLLFLIIPGMYFVMGHMHKLRAVKLKPKVVIKKSK from the exons ATGATTGTTCCAAGTCCATTTGTATACTGGGCGCAGACTGAGAGTGCCGTAAGCCTGAAGATAGACTTGAAGAATGTTGTGGGACCGGCTGTGAAAGTTCTGGAAAATAGTGTGAAGTTCGCTGCCCAGGGTATTGGCGCCCATGGACAGAGCCCGTACGAGTTCCACCTAGATTTATATTCCAGTGTGAAAACA AATGATGAAGATGGGGGACCAACCACAGTAAAGGTGTTTGAGAACCGAGTGGAGATTGTACTGCAGAAAGAGAAGCCCAGCTGGTGGCCCCGGCTCACTGCCCAGCCACAGAAACCCGCCTGGTTGAAG ATAAACTTCGACCTGTGGAAGTCAGAGGACGGACAGGAAAGCGACGAGGAGAAGCGTGACGTTATGAGAGACTACCCAGGAATGTACGATAGGCTGCATAAAGAAGAAATGGGCTATAGAAAAg ATCTGAAGAAGGTGTACCTGATAATCTTCAACCTGTTCCAATTCGTGGGGTACTTCTACATCCTGGCTGTGATGGGCGTGCGCTATACCAAGTTGGAGTATGACTCTGTGATTGATACTTATGAACATGTCGGGTCTGCCATGAAGTTCTTACAGTTGATGCAATATATGGAAGTTATGCATCCGCTCTTCGGGTATACTAGG GGCGGAGCCTTCATCCCGTTCCTGCAGGTGAGCGGGCGCGCGTTCGTGCTGTTCGTGATGATCGAGGCGGAGCCCCGCATGCAGACCAAGCCCGTCGTGTTCTATCTGTTCCTCGTATGGAGTATGATAGAGGTCGTCAG GTATCCCTTCTATATATCGCAGCTGTATAAGAAGGAAATCTACATTCTGACGTGGCTCCGTTACACGTTGTGGATCCCACTGTACCCAATAGGCGTCCTTTGCGAATCCATCATCATACTACGAAACATTCCTTACTTCGAAGAGACACAGCGCTTCACCATCTCCATGCCTAACGAATGGAACTTCGCGTTCCATTTACCCTCCATCCTTAGAGTGTACTTACTCTTCCTAATAATCCCTGGGATGTACTTCGTAATGGGACACATGCATAAACTTAGAGCGGTGAAGCTCAAGCCAAAGGTAGTCATAAAGAAGTCTAAGTAG
- the LOC126370560 gene encoding phosphatidylinositol 5-phosphate 4-kinase type-2 beta isoform X1 — MSVPSTGLSKLKKKHIRVKHQKVKLFRANEPLLSVFMWGVNHTINELSHVSIPVMLLPDDFRAYSKLKVDNHLFNKENMPSHFKVKEYCPLVFRNLRERFGIDDLDYKESLTRFRKPDNYLCSRVQKRFTSNLRRSATVPTGVGSVKSDHHDSIFHDASAFVKRGLTIKRLRSQPIPDESSGKSGAKFYQSYDRLFILKTLTSEEVERMHSFLKHYHPYIVERHGKTLLPQYLGMYRLTVDGIEHYLVATRNVFSNHLNIHRKYDLKGSTVDREASEKELEKELPTLKDNDFIKHGVRIDIGEAAKEKLLETLTADVEFLTKLHLMDYSLLLGMHECGRGEAEAEAARAQLRDSDCNDSDSDSDTDNRHGERWGYNTPPDSPRGLARQCSLRYEGIIPELDIYAIPSQEGAAKKEIYFVALIDVLTHYGVKKQAAKAAKTVKYGSNVDGISTCDPEQYGKRFIEFVAKAIDGN; from the exons ATGTCCGTTCCCAGCACTGGATTGAGCAAGTTGAAGAAGAAACACATTCGTGTGAAACATCAAAAAGTGAAATTGTTCCGTGCTAATGAACCGTTACTGTCCGTTTTTATGTGGGGTGTGAATCACACG ATAAACGAGCTAAGTCATGTCTCTATACCAGTCATGCTGCTGCCTGATGATTTCAGAGCTTACTCCAAGCTCAAAGTTGATAACCACTTATTTAACAA AGAAAACATGCCATCCCATTTCAAGGTGAAGGAGTACTGTCCACTTGTGTTCAGAAACCTGCGCGAGCGCTTCGGAATCGACGACCTGGACTACAAAGAGTCACTCACAAG GTTTAGAAAGCCAGATAACTACCTATGCTCGCGGGTGCAGAAGAGGTTTACCAGTAACCTGAGGCGGTCGGCCACCGTCCCTACCGGGGTGGGCAGCGTGAAAAGCGACCACCACGACAGCATATTCCACGACGCGAGCGCGTTTGTCAAACGCGGCCTGACGATCAAACGGCTGAG ATCTCAGCCGATCCCCGACGAGTCGTCCGGCAAGTCGGGCGCCAAGTTCTATCAGAGCTACGACCGGCTGTTCATCTTGAAGACCCTCACGTCAGAGGAGGTGGAACGGATGCATTCCTTCCTCAAGCATTATCATCCG TACATAGTTGAGCGGCACGGCAAGACATTGCTGCCGCAGTACCTGGGCATGTACCGGCTGACGGTGGACGGCATCGAGCACTACCTCGTCGCCACCAGGAATGTGTTCTCCAACCACCTCAACATACACAG GAAGTACGACCTGAAAGGGTCGACGGTGGACCGTGAGGCTTCTGAGAAGGAGCTGGAAAAGGAACTGCCGACGCTCAAAGACAACGACTTCATCAAGCACGGCGTGCGCATCGACATCGGCGAGGCCGCCAAGGAGAAACTGCTTGAGACTCTTACTGCCGATGTTGAG TTCCTAACGAAGCTGCACCTGATGGACTACTCGCTGCTGCTGGGCATGCACGAGTGCGGGCGCGGCGAGGCGGAGGCcgaggcggcgcgcgcgcagctgCGGGACTCCGACTGCAACGACTCCGACTCCGACTCCGACACCGACAACAGGCATGGCGAGAG GTGGGGCTACAACACGCCCCCGGACAGCCCGCGCGGGCTGGCGCGGCAGTGCTCGCTGCGCTACGAGGGCATCATCCCCGAGCTGGACATCTACGCCATACCCAGCCAGGAGG GTGCGGCCAAGAAAGAGATATATTTCGTTGCGTTGATTGACGTCCTCACGCATTATGGTGTAAAGAAACAG GCGGCGAAAGCGGCGAAGACAGTGAAATACGGGAGCAATGTGGACGGGATATCTACATGTGACCCCGAACAATACGGCAAGAGGTTCATAGAGTTCGTCGCCAAGGCCATCGACGGCAACTAA
- the LOC126370560 gene encoding phosphatidylinositol 5-phosphate 4-kinase type-2 alpha isoform X3, translating into MSVPSTGLSKLKKKHIRVKHQKVKLFRANEPLLSVFMWGVNHTINELSHVSIPVMLLPDDFRAYSKLKVDNHLFNKENMPSHFKVKEYCPLVFRNLRERFGIDDLDYKESLTRSQPIPDESSGKSGAKFYQSYDRLFILKTLTSEEVERMHSFLKHYHPYIVERHGKTLLPQYLGMYRLTVDGIEHYLVATRNVFSNHLNIHRKYDLKGSTVDREASEKELEKELPTLKDNDFIKHGVRIDIGEAAKEKLLETLTADVEFLTKLHLMDYSLLLGMHECGRGEAEAEAARAQLRDSDCNDSDSDSDTDNRHGERWGYNTPPDSPRGLARQCSLRYEGIIPELDIYAIPSQEGAAKKEIYFVALIDVLTHYGVKKQAAKAAKTVKYGSNVDGISTCDPEQYGKRFIEFVAKAIDGN; encoded by the exons ATGTCCGTTCCCAGCACTGGATTGAGCAAGTTGAAGAAGAAACACATTCGTGTGAAACATCAAAAAGTGAAATTGTTCCGTGCTAATGAACCGTTACTGTCCGTTTTTATGTGGGGTGTGAATCACACG ATAAACGAGCTAAGTCATGTCTCTATACCAGTCATGCTGCTGCCTGATGATTTCAGAGCTTACTCCAAGCTCAAAGTTGATAACCACTTATTTAACAA AGAAAACATGCCATCCCATTTCAAGGTGAAGGAGTACTGTCCACTTGTGTTCAGAAACCTGCGCGAGCGCTTCGGAATCGACGACCTGGACTACAAAGAGTCACTCACAAG ATCTCAGCCGATCCCCGACGAGTCGTCCGGCAAGTCGGGCGCCAAGTTCTATCAGAGCTACGACCGGCTGTTCATCTTGAAGACCCTCACGTCAGAGGAGGTGGAACGGATGCATTCCTTCCTCAAGCATTATCATCCG TACATAGTTGAGCGGCACGGCAAGACATTGCTGCCGCAGTACCTGGGCATGTACCGGCTGACGGTGGACGGCATCGAGCACTACCTCGTCGCCACCAGGAATGTGTTCTCCAACCACCTCAACATACACAG GAAGTACGACCTGAAAGGGTCGACGGTGGACCGTGAGGCTTCTGAGAAGGAGCTGGAAAAGGAACTGCCGACGCTCAAAGACAACGACTTCATCAAGCACGGCGTGCGCATCGACATCGGCGAGGCCGCCAAGGAGAAACTGCTTGAGACTCTTACTGCCGATGTTGAG TTCCTAACGAAGCTGCACCTGATGGACTACTCGCTGCTGCTGGGCATGCACGAGTGCGGGCGCGGCGAGGCGGAGGCcgaggcggcgcgcgcgcagctgCGGGACTCCGACTGCAACGACTCCGACTCCGACTCCGACACCGACAACAGGCATGGCGAGAG GTGGGGCTACAACACGCCCCCGGACAGCCCGCGCGGGCTGGCGCGGCAGTGCTCGCTGCGCTACGAGGGCATCATCCCCGAGCTGGACATCTACGCCATACCCAGCCAGGAGG GTGCGGCCAAGAAAGAGATATATTTCGTTGCGTTGATTGACGTCCTCACGCATTATGGTGTAAAGAAACAG GCGGCGAAAGCGGCGAAGACAGTGAAATACGGGAGCAATGTGGACGGGATATCTACATGTGACCCCGAACAATACGGCAAGAGGTTCATAGAGTTCGTCGCCAAGGCCATCGACGGCAACTAA
- the LOC126370582 gene encoding very-long-chain (3R)-3-hydroxyacyl-CoA dehydratase isoform X1 translates to MIVPSPFVYWAQTESAVSLKIDLKNVVGPAVKVLENSVKFAAQGIGAHGQSPYEFHLDLYSSVKTNDEDGGPTTVKVFENRVEIVLQKEKPSWWPRLTAQPQKPAWLKINFDLWKSEDGQESDEEKRDVMRDYPGMYDRLHKEEMGYRKEDLKKVYLIIFNLFQFVGYFYILAVMGVRYTKLEYDSVIDTYEHVGSAMKFLQLMQYMEVMHPLFGYTRGGAFIPFLQVSGRAFVLFVMIEAEPRMQTKPVVFYLFLVWSMIEVVRYPFYISQLYKKEIYILTWLRYTLWIPLYPIGVLCESIIILRNIPYFEETQRFTISMPNEWNFAFHLPSILRVYLLFLIIPGMYFVMGHMHKLRAVKLKPKVVIKKSK, encoded by the exons ATGATTGTTCCAAGTCCATTTGTATACTGGGCGCAGACTGAGAGTGCCGTAAGCCTGAAGATAGACTTGAAGAATGTTGTGGGACCGGCTGTGAAAGTTCTGGAAAATAGTGTGAAGTTCGCTGCCCAGGGTATTGGCGCCCATGGACAGAGCCCGTACGAGTTCCACCTAGATTTATATTCCAGTGTGAAAACA AATGATGAAGATGGGGGACCAACCACAGTAAAGGTGTTTGAGAACCGAGTGGAGATTGTACTGCAGAAAGAGAAGCCCAGCTGGTGGCCCCGGCTCACTGCCCAGCCACAGAAACCCGCCTGGTTGAAG ATAAACTTCGACCTGTGGAAGTCAGAGGACGGACAGGAAAGCGACGAGGAGAAGCGTGACGTTATGAGAGACTACCCAGGAATGTACGATAGGCTGCATAAAGAAGAAATGGGCTATAGAAAAg AAGATCTGAAGAAGGTGTACCTGATAATCTTCAACCTGTTCCAATTCGTGGGGTACTTCTACATCCTGGCTGTGATGGGCGTGCGCTATACCAAGTTGGAGTATGACTCTGTGATTGATACTTATGAACATGTCGGGTCTGCCATGAAGTTCTTACAGTTGATGCAATATATGGAAGTTATGCATCCGCTCTTCGGGTATACTAGG GGCGGAGCCTTCATCCCGTTCCTGCAGGTGAGCGGGCGCGCGTTCGTGCTGTTCGTGATGATCGAGGCGGAGCCCCGCATGCAGACCAAGCCCGTCGTGTTCTATCTGTTCCTCGTATGGAGTATGATAGAGGTCGTCAG GTATCCCTTCTATATATCGCAGCTGTATAAGAAGGAAATCTACATTCTGACGTGGCTCCGTTACACGTTGTGGATCCCACTGTACCCAATAGGCGTCCTTTGCGAATCCATCATCATACTACGAAACATTCCTTACTTCGAAGAGACACAGCGCTTCACCATCTCCATGCCTAACGAATGGAACTTCGCGTTCCATTTACCCTCCATCCTTAGAGTGTACTTACTCTTCCTAATAATCCCTGGGATGTACTTCGTAATGGGACACATGCATAAACTTAGAGCGGTGAAGCTCAAGCCAAAGGTAGTCATAAAGAAGTCTAAGTAG
- the LOC126370628 gene encoding NADH dehydrogenase [ubiquinone] 1 alpha subcomplex subunit 13 codes for MAEVHLARKQDLPPQGGYQPIPYKRVPAKTFFSGYTMFAGYLGMTAGALYLYYLNYKEIKKHEIEMRSSKMAIYPMLLAERDRAYLKQLRKNRDAEAELMKDVPGWEVGTFYGERVYKLLPPDTLVEPIFHEYYAHSEPKEWFRRACLKLRS; via the exons ATGGCTGAGGTTCACTTAGCTCGAAAACAAGATTTGCCCCCTCAGGGGGGCTACCAGCCAATTCCATATAAAAGAGTTCccgcaaaaacattttttagtg GATATACTATGTTTGCGGGGTACCTGGGCATGACAGCTGGAGCACTATACCTGTACTATCTGAACTACAAGGAAATTAAGAAGCATGAGATCGAGATGCGGTCGAGCAAGATGGCGATATACCCAATGCTGTTGGCGGAGAGGGACAGGGCTTACCTGAAGCAGCTCCGTAAGAACCGCGACGCGGAGGCTGAACTTATGAAGGATGTGCCTGGATGGGAG GTTGGCACATTTTATGGAGAGAGGGTATACAAACTCCTTCCTCCTGACACATTGGTAGAACCGATTTTCCATGAGTACTATGCCCACTCTGAGCCGAAGGAGTGGTTCAGGAGAGCATGCTTGAAGCTGCGTTCTTAA